Proteins found in one Quercus robur chromosome 2, dhQueRobu3.1, whole genome shotgun sequence genomic segment:
- the LOC126715970 gene encoding uncharacterized protein LOC126715970, which produces MKRKRGHKKGKPKGAPVVSKNEVSINLVSANTEDNSGLDGFGNDNKYESGMEVDTPSSTGTDQPYNVASINPDGSIDKAMGKSVGRVKVKLRTSKMLESQHTSSDAPTHSDTDKSSQQMGFERQGVGLERMEDSANSLPIGVSGNPAKKAGSIKIKSSMILGNPSVYQSGGSAAVAQGESPHQKELKIPHQDAQFSKQELDDCLTVIKKVMKMDAAEPFNVPVDPVALGIPDYFDVIDTPMDFGTICGNLENGVKYMNSEDVYKDVQYIWENCNKYNNKGDYILDLMKRVKKNFMKYWTAAGLYSEQQWGTKGAESIQVEDVSVSSQGKVHVKGSQPKQKTGKRHGRRHKNDCLCAICVLKRRRREREENARLAKGHIGATDNNYTEETQQEDGQHVESPSAEDSSSNDESLDPDADAEVQQKVDEVKLDVPEEQHGPLEEKQGEEEEEEEDEEEEEEEEEEEENELETQKKHKNETPEQPQFGDRSEEEHERQPKLRIVEKSGVGVRVDTQKEDILMRQEAKTAAAQQQKHKELQEKHKKSKVCKNLELENPMLLDLCGILFPDNHKSVWSGPHSLNQHHRSARTSSIHAAIATFMK; this is translated from the exons ATGAAGCGTAAGCGAGGGCACAAGAAAGGAAAACCAAAAGGGGCTCCTGTGGTGAGTAAGAATGAGGTATCCATAAATTTGGTGAGTGCAAATACAGAAGATAATTCGGGTTTGGATGGTTTTGGGAATGATAACAAATATGAATCTGGAATGGAGGTTGATACACCTTCTTCAACGGGGACTGACCAGCCGTACAATGTTGCAAGTATTAATCCCGATGGTTCCATTGATAAGGCAATGGGAAAGTCAGTTGGGCGTGTGAAAGTGAAACTGAGGACAAGTAAGATGTTGGAATCTCAACATACTTCTTCCGATGCACCCACGCACAGTGACACTGATAAGAGTAGCCAGCAAATGGGTTTTGAAAGGCAAGGTGTAGGTCTGGAGAGAATGGAAGATAGTGCAAACTCATTGCCTATTGGTGTTTCAGGAAATCCAGCTAAGAAAGCTGGGAGTATCAAGATTAAATCGTCGATGATCTTGGGTAATCCAAGTGTTTATCAAAGTGGTGGTAGTGCTGCTGTTGCTCAGGGTGAGAGTCCACACCAGAAAGAGCTAAAGATACCTCATCAGGATGCTCAATTTAGTAAGCAAGAACTTGATGATTGCTTGACG GTGATAAAGAAGGTAATGAAAATGGATGCAGCAGAACCCTTCAATGTCCCTGTGGATCCTGTAGCTCTGGGAATTCCC GATTACTTTGATGTCATAGATACACCAATGGATTTTGGAACGATATGTGGCAATCTTGAAAATGGTGTGAAGTATATGAACTCGGAGGATGTTTATAAGGATGTACAGTACATTTGGGAGAACTGCAATAAGTATAACAATAAAGGTGACTATATTTTGGACCTTATGAAGCGGGTGAAGAAGAATTTTATGAAGTATTGGACAGCTGCTGGGTTATACAGTGAACAACAATGGGGAACTAAGG GGGCTGAAAGCATTCAAGTGGAGGATGTTTCTGTGTCCAGTCAGGGAAAAGTGCATGTAAAAGGCAGTCAACCAAAGCAGAAGACAGGAAAACGTCATGG AAGGCGCCATAAAAATGATTGTTTATGTGCAATATGTGTTCTAAAGCGTCGTAGGAGGGAGCGTGAGGAGAATGCTCGTCTTGCAAAAGGCCATATAGGAGCTACTGATAATAATTATACTGAGGAGACCCAGCAAGAG GATGGTCAACATGTGGAAAGTCCTAGTGCTGAAGATTCATCATCAAATGATGAATCACTAGACCCAGATGCAGATGCTGAGGTACAACAGAAAGTAGATGAGGTGAAATTGGATGTTCCTGAGGAGCAGCATGGTCCTTTGGAGGAGAAGCAAggggaggaggaagaggaggaagaagacgaagaagaagaggaggaggaggaggaggaggaagagaatGAGTTAGAGACtcaaaagaaacacaagaatgAAACTCCAGAACAGCCACAGTTTGGTGATAGATCAGAGGAGGAGCATGAGAGACAGCCTAAGCTAAGAATTGTGGAGAAGTCAGGAGTTGGAGTCCGAGTTGATACTCAGAAAGAGGATATATTAATGAGGCAGGAAGCCAAAACTGCTGCAGCACAACAACAGAAACATAAG GAATTACaagaaaagcacaaaaaatCTAAAGTGTGTAAGAACCTCGAGCTAGAAAATCCCATGCTTTTGGACTTATGCGGAATTCTCTTCCCTGACAACCATAAGTCTGTCTGGAGTGGACCCCATTCACTGAATCAGCATCATCGTTCTGCTCGTACTAGTTCCATCCATGCAGCTATTGCAACTTTCATGAAATAG
- the LOC126715977 gene encoding uncharacterized protein LOC126715977 isoform X3 has protein sequence MTESPKHLLDTTSEAPQRPSKIAKTTTDSEDEEEHQQEQEQSEKPTNPNPRMQRYLVAIEYIGTRFSGSQQQLNCRTVVGALQDAGVHALSNVCHVDVERISKRKPGEVLPPHEPTVVKKAVNHFLQKNEGDVTVIDVRCVPADFHARFKAKERTYFYRLLCGPESLSTFERDRAWHVPELDLLAMQEACKVLVGHHDFSSFRAAGCQAKSPMRTLDELDVSEVVSNPYFPSIIERRQNDRTQEDLHASSNTSETDLPLSSISIDEKARGFNGGTDLGFGIRRRHRCFVVTARSCSFLYHQVRLLVGVLKAVGTRELTIADVERILNAKTVTAASPMAPACGLYLGHVKYDLP, from the exons ATGACGGAAAGTCCAAAGCACTTGCTAGACACCACCTCCGAAGCCCCTCAACGACCCTCCAAAATAGCAAAAACCACCACCGACTCCGAAGACGAAGAGGAACAtcaacaagaacaagaacaatcGGAAAAGCCCACGAATCCAAATCCTAGAATGCAACGGTACCTGGTCGCAATAGAGTACATTGGGACTCGTTTCTCTGGGTCCCAGCAACAGCTCAATTGCCGTACAGTCGTTGGGGCTCTTCAg GATGCAGGAGTGCATGCCTTATCAAATGTTTGTCATGTAGATGTTGAACGCATAAGCAAAAGAAAGCCAGGTGAAGTG TTACCACCTCATGAACCTACAGTGGTCAAAAAAGCTGTGAACCATTTCTTACAG AAGAATGAAGGTGATGTAACGGTGATTGATGTTCGATGTGTTCCAGCTGATTTTCATGCCAGGTTCAAGGCTAAAGAGCGCAC GTACTTTTACCGTTTGCTTTGTGGGCCAGAATCTTTGTCAACCTTTGAGAGAGACCGAGCATGGCATGTTCCTGAGTTAGATCTTCTTGCTATGCAG GAAGCATGCAAAGTTCTTGTTGGGCATCATGATTTTAGTTCCTTTAGAGCTGCTGGTTGTCAG GCTAAATCACCAATGAGAACTTTAGATGAACTAGATGTTTCCGAGGTAGTTTCAAATCCATATTTCCCGTCAATAATTGAAAGGAGACAAAATGATCGAACCCAGGAAGATCTTCATGCAAGCTCCAACACGTCTGAGACTGACCTGCCTCTTAGTTCTATTTCAATTGATGAAAAGGCAAGAGGCTTCAATGGTGGAACTGATCTTGGATTTGGCATAAGAAGAAGGCATCGTTGCTTTGTAGTAACAGCACGTTCATGCTCTTTTCTTTACCACCAG GTTAGACTGCTTGTTGGTGTTCTAAAAGCTGTTGGAACTAGAGAGTTGACAATTGCAGATG TTGAGAGAATCCTAAATGCAAAGACTGTGACTGCTGCAAGTCCCATGGCCCCTGCATGCGGTCTCTACCTTGGTCATGTGAAATATGATCTGCCCTGA
- the LOC126715977 gene encoding uncharacterized protein LOC126715977 isoform X2 gives MTESPKHLLDTTSEAPQRPSKIAKTTTDSEDEEEHQQEQEQSEKPTNPNPRMQRYLVAIEYIGTRFSGSQQQLNCRTVVGALQEAFHKFIGQPVSIFCSSRTDAGVHALSNVCHVDVERISKRKPGEVLPPHEPTVVKKAVNHFLQNEGDVTVIDVRCVPADFHARFKAKERTYFYRLLCGPESLSTFERDRAWHVPELDLLAMQEACKVLVGHHDFSSFRAAGCQAKSPMRTLDELDVSEVVSNPYFPSIIERRQNDRTQEDLHASSNTSETDLPLSSISIDEKARGFNGGTDLGFGIRRRHRCFVVTARSCSFLYHQVRLLVGVLKAVGTRELTIADVERILNAKTVTAASPMAPACGLYLGHVKYDLP, from the exons ATGACGGAAAGTCCAAAGCACTTGCTAGACACCACCTCCGAAGCCCCTCAACGACCCTCCAAAATAGCAAAAACCACCACCGACTCCGAAGACGAAGAGGAACAtcaacaagaacaagaacaatcGGAAAAGCCCACGAATCCAAATCCTAGAATGCAACGGTACCTGGTCGCAATAGAGTACATTGGGACTCGTTTCTCTGGGTCCCAGCAACAGCTCAATTGCCGTACAGTCGTTGGGGCTCTTCAg GAAGCTTTTCATAAATTTATTGGCCAGccagtttcaattttttgttcaagTCGAACG GATGCAGGAGTGCATGCCTTATCAAATGTTTGTCATGTAGATGTTGAACGCATAAGCAAAAGAAAGCCAGGTGAAGTG TTACCACCTCATGAACCTACAGTGGTCAAAAAAGCTGTGAACCATTTCTTACAG AATGAAGGTGATGTAACGGTGATTGATGTTCGATGTGTTCCAGCTGATTTTCATGCCAGGTTCAAGGCTAAAGAGCGCAC GTACTTTTACCGTTTGCTTTGTGGGCCAGAATCTTTGTCAACCTTTGAGAGAGACCGAGCATGGCATGTTCCTGAGTTAGATCTTCTTGCTATGCAG GAAGCATGCAAAGTTCTTGTTGGGCATCATGATTTTAGTTCCTTTAGAGCTGCTGGTTGTCAG GCTAAATCACCAATGAGAACTTTAGATGAACTAGATGTTTCCGAGGTAGTTTCAAATCCATATTTCCCGTCAATAATTGAAAGGAGACAAAATGATCGAACCCAGGAAGATCTTCATGCAAGCTCCAACACGTCTGAGACTGACCTGCCTCTTAGTTCTATTTCAATTGATGAAAAGGCAAGAGGCTTCAATGGTGGAACTGATCTTGGATTTGGCATAAGAAGAAGGCATCGTTGCTTTGTAGTAACAGCACGTTCATGCTCTTTTCTTTACCACCAG GTTAGACTGCTTGTTGGTGTTCTAAAAGCTGTTGGAACTAGAGAGTTGACAATTGCAGATG TTGAGAGAATCCTAAATGCAAAGACTGTGACTGCTGCAAGTCCCATGGCCCCTGCATGCGGTCTCTACCTTGGTCATGTGAAATATGATCTGCCCTGA
- the LOC126715977 gene encoding uncharacterized protein LOC126715977 isoform X1, translated as MTESPKHLLDTTSEAPQRPSKIAKTTTDSEDEEEHQQEQEQSEKPTNPNPRMQRYLVAIEYIGTRFSGSQQQLNCRTVVGALQEAFHKFIGQPVSIFCSSRTDAGVHALSNVCHVDVERISKRKPGEVLPPHEPTVVKKAVNHFLQKNEGDVTVIDVRCVPADFHARFKAKERTYFYRLLCGPESLSTFERDRAWHVPELDLLAMQEACKVLVGHHDFSSFRAAGCQAKSPMRTLDELDVSEVVSNPYFPSIIERRQNDRTQEDLHASSNTSETDLPLSSISIDEKARGFNGGTDLGFGIRRRHRCFVVTARSCSFLYHQVRLLVGVLKAVGTRELTIADVERILNAKTVTAASPMAPACGLYLGHVKYDLP; from the exons ATGACGGAAAGTCCAAAGCACTTGCTAGACACCACCTCCGAAGCCCCTCAACGACCCTCCAAAATAGCAAAAACCACCACCGACTCCGAAGACGAAGAGGAACAtcaacaagaacaagaacaatcGGAAAAGCCCACGAATCCAAATCCTAGAATGCAACGGTACCTGGTCGCAATAGAGTACATTGGGACTCGTTTCTCTGGGTCCCAGCAACAGCTCAATTGCCGTACAGTCGTTGGGGCTCTTCAg GAAGCTTTTCATAAATTTATTGGCCAGccagtttcaattttttgttcaagTCGAACG GATGCAGGAGTGCATGCCTTATCAAATGTTTGTCATGTAGATGTTGAACGCATAAGCAAAAGAAAGCCAGGTGAAGTG TTACCACCTCATGAACCTACAGTGGTCAAAAAAGCTGTGAACCATTTCTTACAG AAGAATGAAGGTGATGTAACGGTGATTGATGTTCGATGTGTTCCAGCTGATTTTCATGCCAGGTTCAAGGCTAAAGAGCGCAC GTACTTTTACCGTTTGCTTTGTGGGCCAGAATCTTTGTCAACCTTTGAGAGAGACCGAGCATGGCATGTTCCTGAGTTAGATCTTCTTGCTATGCAG GAAGCATGCAAAGTTCTTGTTGGGCATCATGATTTTAGTTCCTTTAGAGCTGCTGGTTGTCAG GCTAAATCACCAATGAGAACTTTAGATGAACTAGATGTTTCCGAGGTAGTTTCAAATCCATATTTCCCGTCAATAATTGAAAGGAGACAAAATGATCGAACCCAGGAAGATCTTCATGCAAGCTCCAACACGTCTGAGACTGACCTGCCTCTTAGTTCTATTTCAATTGATGAAAAGGCAAGAGGCTTCAATGGTGGAACTGATCTTGGATTTGGCATAAGAAGAAGGCATCGTTGCTTTGTAGTAACAGCACGTTCATGCTCTTTTCTTTACCACCAG GTTAGACTGCTTGTTGGTGTTCTAAAAGCTGTTGGAACTAGAGAGTTGACAATTGCAGATG TTGAGAGAATCCTAAATGCAAAGACTGTGACTGCTGCAAGTCCCATGGCCCCTGCATGCGGTCTCTACCTTGGTCATGTGAAATATGATCTGCCCTGA
- the LOC126715977 gene encoding uncharacterized protein LOC126715977 isoform X4: MTESPKHLLDTTSEAPQRPSKIAKTTTDSEDEEEHQQEQEQSEKPTNPNPRMQRYLVAIEYIGTRFSGSQQQLNCRTVVGALQEAFHKFIGQPVSIFCSSRTDAGVHALSNVCHVDVERISKRKPGEVLPPHEPTVVKKAVNHFLQKNEGDVTVIDVRCVPADFHARFKAKERTYFYRLLCGPESLSTFERDRAWHVPELDLLAMQEACKVLVGHHDFSSFRAAGCQAKSPMRTLDELDVSEVVSNPYFPSIIERRQNDRTQEDLHASSNTSETDLPLSSISIDEKARGFNGGTDLGFGIRRRHRCFVVTARSCSFLYHQFMHCKISSEIMIRLDCLLVF; this comes from the exons ATGACGGAAAGTCCAAAGCACTTGCTAGACACCACCTCCGAAGCCCCTCAACGACCCTCCAAAATAGCAAAAACCACCACCGACTCCGAAGACGAAGAGGAACAtcaacaagaacaagaacaatcGGAAAAGCCCACGAATCCAAATCCTAGAATGCAACGGTACCTGGTCGCAATAGAGTACATTGGGACTCGTTTCTCTGGGTCCCAGCAACAGCTCAATTGCCGTACAGTCGTTGGGGCTCTTCAg GAAGCTTTTCATAAATTTATTGGCCAGccagtttcaattttttgttcaagTCGAACG GATGCAGGAGTGCATGCCTTATCAAATGTTTGTCATGTAGATGTTGAACGCATAAGCAAAAGAAAGCCAGGTGAAGTG TTACCACCTCATGAACCTACAGTGGTCAAAAAAGCTGTGAACCATTTCTTACAG AAGAATGAAGGTGATGTAACGGTGATTGATGTTCGATGTGTTCCAGCTGATTTTCATGCCAGGTTCAAGGCTAAAGAGCGCAC GTACTTTTACCGTTTGCTTTGTGGGCCAGAATCTTTGTCAACCTTTGAGAGAGACCGAGCATGGCATGTTCCTGAGTTAGATCTTCTTGCTATGCAG GAAGCATGCAAAGTTCTTGTTGGGCATCATGATTTTAGTTCCTTTAGAGCTGCTGGTTGTCAG GCTAAATCACCAATGAGAACTTTAGATGAACTAGATGTTTCCGAGGTAGTTTCAAATCCATATTTCCCGTCAATAATTGAAAGGAGACAAAATGATCGAACCCAGGAAGATCTTCATGCAAGCTCCAACACGTCTGAGACTGACCTGCCTCTTAGTTCTATTTCAATTGATGAAAAGGCAAGAGGCTTCAATGGTGGAACTGATCTTGGATTTGGCATAAGAAGAAGGCATCGTTGCTTTGTAGTAACAGCACGTTCATGCTCTTTTCTTTACCACCAG TTCATGCATTGCAAGATATCCTCTGAAATCATGATCAG GTTAGACTGCTTGTTGGTGTTCTAA
- the LOC126715972 gene encoding YTH domain-containing protein ECT1 isoform X2, with amino-acid sequence MAGEKILEKPELLAAGMKPESVAELSEQDAASGKDGIPSDSTSYVSSTMDATSSTKGFNGSYNQLGDHYNLQADGSHTGMQSDNASMVYYLPGYPYPSGTLVGADGQCAGQQQYLASSGYLQQPVPYGSEAMPCYSWDSPYVGDAPNGSSAGFANGKSSPGSTTFAKSNSSYSMRTNGNVASKFSKSIPHTQPVRTFNKVPHLSSDFSKGLLKGYNPMGKLSPFTYQKQGLFPQNGQVNYRPNGRAWNLNDRSKLRDKYNKNGEFENSTELTRGPRAYNKSASSDSSGEIVDLGLAVRSDVYNLQDFPTEYENAKFYIIKSYSEDDIHKSIKYNVWSSTPNGNKKLDAAFRDVEAKATEKNSKCPMFLFFSVNGSGQFVGVAEMSGQVDFNKDMEFWQLDKWNGFFPVKWHIVKDVPNTQLRHIILENNENRPVTFTRDTQEVGLKQGLEMLSIFKSYTAKSSLLDDFKFYENREKSLLSKSNKPTTPQMEMYSNVDIPDNTTGERKIEVELGAAKRTTTTDSNTLIHLTKNLSLNGSPLKSSSVKNPIGNSATSAF; translated from the exons ATGGCTGGAGAGAAGATATTGGAGAAAC CTGAGCTTTTGGCTGCAGGAATGAAGCCAGAATCTGTTGCTGAATTGAGTGAGCAAGATGCG GCATCTGGGAAAGATGGGATTCCATCAGATTCTACCTCCTACGTCTCCTCTACTATGGATGCTACCTCTAGCACCAAAG GATTTAATGGATCCTATAATCAGCTAGGTGATCATTATAATCTTCAAGCAGATGGTTCTCATACG GGTATGCAATCCGACAATGCTTCAATGGTCTATTATCTGCCTGGCTACCCATATCCTTCGGGGACTCTTGTGGGTGCTGATGGGCAGTGCGCTGGTCAACAGCAATATTTGGCTTCCTCAGGATATCTTCAGCAACCTGTTCCCTATGGATCTGAAGCAATGCCTTGTTATTCATGGGATTCACCATATGTTGGGGATGCTCCAAATGGAAGCTCTGCTGGTTTTGCTAATGGAAAATCTTCCCCGGGTTCAACCACTTTTGCAAAGTCTAATAGCTCCTACTCAATGAGAACAAATGGCAATGTTGCTAGCAAATTTTCAAAGTCTATTCCTCATACACAACCTGTCAGAACATTTAACAAG GTGCCTCATTTAAGTTCTGACTTCTCAAAAGGCCTTTTGAAAGGTTACAACCCAATGGGGAAGTTGTCGCCGTTTACTTACCAAAAACAAGGTCTGTTCCCTCAGAATGGTCAAGTGAATTACCGACCAAATGGGAGAGCATGGAATTTAAATGATAGAAGTAAGTTGAGAGATAAATACAACAAGAATGGAGAATTCGAAAACTCAACTGAATTAACTCGTGGACCTAGGGCATACAACAAGAGTGCTTCTTCAGACTCATCTGGCGAAATTGTGGATTTGGGGCTTGCAGTTCGTAGTGACGTATACAACCTTCAAGATTTCCCAACTGAGTATGAAAATGCAAAATTCTACATCATCAAGTCCTACAGTGAAGATGATATTCACAAGAGTATTAAATATAATGTTTGGTCCAGTACTCCAAATGGAAATAAGAAGTTAGATGCAGCATTCCGTGATGTTGAAGCAAAAGCAACTGAGAAAAATTCCAAGTGTCCAATGTTCCTCTTCTTCTCG GTTAATGGAAGTGGACAGTTTGTGGGCGTTGCTGAGATGAGTGGACAGGTGGACTTTAATAAAGACATGGAATTTTGGCAACTTGACAAGTGGAATGGGTTCTTTCCAGTAAAATGGCATATAGTAAAAGATGTTCCTAACACACAGCTGCGGCACATTATCCTAGAAAACAATGAGAATAGGCCTGTAACTTTTACCCGGGACACTCAAGAG GTTGGGCTCAAGCAAGGTTTGGAAATGCTGAGTATTTTTAAAAGTTACACAGCAAAATCATCATTGTTagatgattttaaattttatgaaaatagaGAGAAATCTCTTCTTTCCAAAAGCAACAAGCCTACAACTCCACAAATGGAAATGTACAGTAACGTTGATATTCCT GATAACACAACAGGAGAAAGGAAAATTGAGGTGGAATTAGGGGCTGCCAAGAGAACTACAACTACCGATTCCAATACTCTTATCCATCTCACTAAAAATCTTTCCCTCAATGGTTCCCCTCTGAAGAGTAGTTCTGTAAAGAATCCTATAGGAAATTCCGCAACATCAGCTTTTTAG
- the LOC126715972 gene encoding YTH domain-containing protein ECT1 isoform X1, with protein MAGEKILEKPELLAAGMKPESVAELSEQDAASGKDGIPSDSTSYVSSTMDATSSTKGETDHKSVGEHGEYHPPTSCYNYYFPGFNGSYNQLGDHYNLQADGSHTGMQSDNASMVYYLPGYPYPSGTLVGADGQCAGQQQYLASSGYLQQPVPYGSEAMPCYSWDSPYVGDAPNGSSAGFANGKSSPGSTTFAKSNSSYSMRTNGNVASKFSKSIPHTQPVRTFNKVPHLSSDFSKGLLKGYNPMGKLSPFTYQKQGLFPQNGQVNYRPNGRAWNLNDRSKLRDKYNKNGEFENSTELTRGPRAYNKSASSDSSGEIVDLGLAVRSDVYNLQDFPTEYENAKFYIIKSYSEDDIHKSIKYNVWSSTPNGNKKLDAAFRDVEAKATEKNSKCPMFLFFSVNGSGQFVGVAEMSGQVDFNKDMEFWQLDKWNGFFPVKWHIVKDVPNTQLRHIILENNENRPVTFTRDTQEVGLKQGLEMLSIFKSYTAKSSLLDDFKFYENREKSLLSKSNKPTTPQMEMYSNVDIPDNTTGERKIEVELGAAKRTTTTDSNTLIHLTKNLSLNGSPLKSSSVKNPIGNSATSAF; from the exons ATGGCTGGAGAGAAGATATTGGAGAAAC CTGAGCTTTTGGCTGCAGGAATGAAGCCAGAATCTGTTGCTGAATTGAGTGAGCAAGATGCG GCATCTGGGAAAGATGGGATTCCATCAGATTCTACCTCCTACGTCTCCTCTACTATGGATGCTACCTCTAGCACCAAAGGTGAGACTGATCACAAATCAGTTGGAGAGCATGGTGAATACCATCCACCTACTAGCTGTTACAATTATTATTTCCCAG GATTTAATGGATCCTATAATCAGCTAGGTGATCATTATAATCTTCAAGCAGATGGTTCTCATACG GGTATGCAATCCGACAATGCTTCAATGGTCTATTATCTGCCTGGCTACCCATATCCTTCGGGGACTCTTGTGGGTGCTGATGGGCAGTGCGCTGGTCAACAGCAATATTTGGCTTCCTCAGGATATCTTCAGCAACCTGTTCCCTATGGATCTGAAGCAATGCCTTGTTATTCATGGGATTCACCATATGTTGGGGATGCTCCAAATGGAAGCTCTGCTGGTTTTGCTAATGGAAAATCTTCCCCGGGTTCAACCACTTTTGCAAAGTCTAATAGCTCCTACTCAATGAGAACAAATGGCAATGTTGCTAGCAAATTTTCAAAGTCTATTCCTCATACACAACCTGTCAGAACATTTAACAAG GTGCCTCATTTAAGTTCTGACTTCTCAAAAGGCCTTTTGAAAGGTTACAACCCAATGGGGAAGTTGTCGCCGTTTACTTACCAAAAACAAGGTCTGTTCCCTCAGAATGGTCAAGTGAATTACCGACCAAATGGGAGAGCATGGAATTTAAATGATAGAAGTAAGTTGAGAGATAAATACAACAAGAATGGAGAATTCGAAAACTCAACTGAATTAACTCGTGGACCTAGGGCATACAACAAGAGTGCTTCTTCAGACTCATCTGGCGAAATTGTGGATTTGGGGCTTGCAGTTCGTAGTGACGTATACAACCTTCAAGATTTCCCAACTGAGTATGAAAATGCAAAATTCTACATCATCAAGTCCTACAGTGAAGATGATATTCACAAGAGTATTAAATATAATGTTTGGTCCAGTACTCCAAATGGAAATAAGAAGTTAGATGCAGCATTCCGTGATGTTGAAGCAAAAGCAACTGAGAAAAATTCCAAGTGTCCAATGTTCCTCTTCTTCTCG GTTAATGGAAGTGGACAGTTTGTGGGCGTTGCTGAGATGAGTGGACAGGTGGACTTTAATAAAGACATGGAATTTTGGCAACTTGACAAGTGGAATGGGTTCTTTCCAGTAAAATGGCATATAGTAAAAGATGTTCCTAACACACAGCTGCGGCACATTATCCTAGAAAACAATGAGAATAGGCCTGTAACTTTTACCCGGGACACTCAAGAG GTTGGGCTCAAGCAAGGTTTGGAAATGCTGAGTATTTTTAAAAGTTACACAGCAAAATCATCATTGTTagatgattttaaattttatgaaaatagaGAGAAATCTCTTCTTTCCAAAAGCAACAAGCCTACAACTCCACAAATGGAAATGTACAGTAACGTTGATATTCCT GATAACACAACAGGAGAAAGGAAAATTGAGGTGGAATTAGGGGCTGCCAAGAGAACTACAACTACCGATTCCAATACTCTTATCCATCTCACTAAAAATCTTTCCCTCAATGGTTCCCCTCTGAAGAGTAGTTCTGTAAAGAATCCTATAGGAAATTCCGCAACATCAGCTTTTTAG